Part of the Halopseudomonas maritima genome, CCTCGTTGATGCGGTCGCGCATGGCGGCAACATTGATACTCAAGGTGCTGTCTTGCAGGATGTCACGACGCAGCGTGGTCGGGCGCTGCAGTACCTGATCGTAGACCTGATAGGCTCGGCTGATCTCGCTGACCGCCTGACGATCAATGTCGGTACGTGCCTGCTCGCCAGCCACTATCAGCCAGTCCTTGAAGCGCCGATCCGACTCGGTCAAGGCCGAGCGATCCAGGCGCTCGGCCAGCAACAGAGTGACCTGACGGCCGATCTCCTGACGCATACCCATGGTGGCTTTGAGGATGCCGATATTGTTGCTTACTGTCAGGCTTTGCGACTGGGTCAGACTGAGCACCCCAAACATGCCCACCAGCAAACCGACCAGGGCCACCGTCAGCAATGCGCTGCTGCTGAGAAACAGCTGGCTGCGCAGCTTCATAGGCCAAACTGCTTACGCTTGCGGTACAGGGTGGAGGCGTCTATCCCCAGGGTTCGGGCAGCCTGCTCCAGCGTTGGGCTGGCAGCCAGCACGGCGGCGATGTGCGCCTTCTCCAGTTCATCGAGGCTGAGATTGGCACCCACCCGGGGCGCGGCGTTGTCATCCCCCTCCACACCCAGGCCCAGATGCGCCACATCCACCCGCTCTTCGTTGCAAATGATGCTGGCCCGCTCGATAACGTTGCGCAGCTCACGGATGTTGCCTGGCCAGTCGTGGTTGAGCAGCGCGTTCTGGGCTGCATCACTGAAGCCACAGGCCGGCCGCGCATAGTCTTTGACGAAGGCCGCCAAAAAGCGGTCTGCCAGGGCAAGGATGTCATCGGTACGCTCGCGCAGTGGCGGCAGCGTCAGGGTGATCACATTGAGGCGATACAGCAAGTCTTCGCGAAAGCGCCCTTCCTTGGCCATCTCAGCAAGATCGAGATTGGTGGCAGCCAGAATCCTCACATCGGCGCGACGGGTAACCGGATCACCGACACGCTCGTATTCCTTATCCTGAATAAATCGCAGCAGCTTGGGCTGCAGGGTCAATGGGAAGTCGCCAATCTCATCCAGGAAAAGCGTCCCCCCGTCGGCCTGATTGACCCGCCCCATAGTGCTTTCGCTGGCACCGGTAAAGGCGCCCTTGGTGTGGCCGAACAGTTCACTCTCCATCAGCTCCGCGTTCAGCGACGGGCAGTTGATGGTCACGCACTCTTTCTTCGCACGGCGGCTCCAGCCGTGAATCAGGCGAGCCAGCTCGCCCTTGCCGGTGCCAGACTCACCCAGAATAAGAATGTTGGCGTCGGTACCTGCGACCTGACGCGCCGTTTCCAGCACGGCCATCATCGCCGGGCTCTGGGAATCCGGGCTGACGCGGGTCTGGCGTACCTCCTCTTCCAGGGTTTCCAGCCGCGCGGCCAGTTGGCGGGCTTCCAACTGCTTGGCTGCAGACATGCGCAGTTGATCGGGGCTGCAGGGCTTGACCAGGTAATCCGCCGCGCCTGCCTGCATGGCGTCCACGGCGGTGTCGACGGCCGAATGCGCAGTCACCATCACCACACGCATCCAGGGTGCGATGGCACGCATTCGGGCCATCACATCCAAACCGCTCTCCTCACCCAGGCGCAAGTCCAGAAAACACAGGTCGAAGACCTGGCTATGCAACACCGATTCGGCCTGCATACCGTTGCTGGCCGTTGCGACCTGATAACCCTCATCTTCCAGGCAGTAGCGAAAGGTACGCAGAATCGCGGGTTCATCATCTACCAGCAGAATACGTCCGTTGCTTTGAGCTGCATCCATAGCGCTTGTTATCTCCGAGGCCACTGACACTACCGCGTGGGTCATGCAAATTGCACGACCCAGCGCGGCGCATCTTGCAAACTGCACGCATGGCAATTTGCAAAAAACTTTTAAGTAACTGTTTTATAAGGATTTATAAATCAAAAAAACACTGGCACACCGCTTGCTCCAGTAAGCGTACAACACCAGAAAAGGCCAGCCAAAAGCGAGCCTTTATACGGATATTGACTGGAGATAACCGTCATGCGCAGCGCCAAACCCATCGCACTGCTGAGCCTGTCTACCGCCCTGCTGTGCTCAGTGTCCATGAGCATCCAGGCAGCCGACCCTGCCCCTAGCATGGAGCGGTATCAGGCCTCGATAGTTCAATCCGCCGACGACGCCAGCATAGTCAGCACCCTGCAATCGCGGCTCGCCTGGCATGGTAACACGGCCGGAATCGACATCCGGGTGAGCAGCCACAAGGGCATGGTTAGCCTGAGCGGCATAGTGCCAGCCGACGGTGACAAGCGCGTCGCAGTCGCCACTGCGCTACACACCCCAGGGGTGGTCAGCGTGGACGCCAGCCAACTGCACATTGGACGCACACGGCAGGTCAGTGAAGCTCGCTGGCAGCAGCCACGACTGCAGCAGGCCAACCGCATGCAACTGTAAGACCCGAGGGAAAAGGAAAAACCATGTCTCTGGAACCCAAAACTGCGATCTACTTCCATATAATGGAAGCCACTCGACCCGGAGCTTTTGACAACCTGCTAACCGAGCGCACGTCCGCCACACCGAGGAGATCCCCCATGTACAACTGGGCCATCGCCTTTCTTGTAATGTCTCTGGCCGCCGCCGTCTTTGCCTTGGGCGGCTTCGATGCACCCTACGATCAAATCGGTGCCATGCTCAGCCCGCTGTTTCTGGGCCTGGCCGTAGTCGCCGCTGTCGTGGGCAAACGCACACGCCATCGTCAGTAACAGCTCCGTTGCCACCGTCCGCGCAAGACACACTCCCTTCCCTGCAGCAGCTGCCCCGCGCGCAGTTGCCGCTGGTCAACCGCTTCTACCGCGCGTACCAACGCGGCATGAAAGCCCGTGGCGACCAGCACGTCTGGACCCTGCGAGCACCACACATTTGCGCCGCCGTTTGCCTGCAGCCCGTTGAAAGCGGTTATTGGCTAACCTCCCTCCTGGTAGCACCAGACCTGCGCGCCCAGGGCTTGGGCAGCCATCTGCTACAACAGCTGCGCCGTCGTGTTTCTGGCCCGATCTGGCTATTTTGCGCGCCGTCTCTACTCCCCTTCTATCAAGCATGCGGCTACCAGCCCACAGCGACGCTGCCGCAGCCGCTGAGCTCGCGCCTGCAGCGCTATCAACGCACCAAGTCGCTGATAGCGCTGGTCAGCACCTGTACCTGAACAGACCCTGAGCAAAGCAATGGCAGGCTGCCATCAAATGCGCCACAACGCTGTAACACGCGCACCAAAGTAGGGCAATCAGCTTTCCAGCTTCACCATCCGAAACCGCATGAGGCATACAATAAAAAACGCAAGCCATTGATAAATATAGAAAATAAAAACATGGCAAGCTAAGTGCTATGGGAGCAATGCCAACGCACTTAAATCAAAAACCTACGGGGTAATACGTGATGATGAAGAAACTTGCAGTTGCCGTTGCTACCGCCAGCACACTGTCTTTTGCCAACATGGCCCACGCTGAAGCCTTTGATACGGCCATGGGCGAGTTTGACGTGAGCATGACTGCAACCCTGGCGACCGACTACATCTGGCGCGGTCAATCACAAACCGACGGCGCTGGCGCTATCCAGGGCAGCCTGGACATCGCCCACGAAAGTGGTCTGTATGTCGGCGCGTGGGCATCCAACGTCGACTCTGCCGACTTCGGCGGCGCAAGCGTTGAAATCGACTACTACGCTGGTTACGGCGGTACCATCACCGACGACATCAGCTACGATCTGTCCTGGGCGACCTACACGTACCCCAAGAACAGTTCCATCGACGTTGACGAAGCCCTGGCCAGCATTAGCCTGTACGGCCTGACCCTGGGTGCCAAATACGCATACGACCCGCAGAGCGCGCTGTACACCTACGTAGGCTATGACTTCTCCCTGCCCTACGACGTGGGCCTGAGCCTGCACTACGGCCTGACCGACACCAAAGACCCGCTCAACGGTGTTGATGGCGACGAGAAGTACGGTGACTGGGCCGTTACTCTGGGCAAAACCATTCTGGGTCTGGACGTAGCCCTGATGTACAGCGACACCGATCTGGGTGACGACTGCGGATACTCCAGCCAAGATTCCTGCGACTCCAACGTAACCCTGTCGGTCTCCAAGACCCTGTAATTCGCAGCCTGACAGGCCGCTCCTGCTCCCGGAGCGGCCTTCATTCAGGCAACTGCTCGATCAGCATTGCACCGCCGCTTTCGCGCTGTACCACGGCAGCTCGACGCGGTGGTTTTTTGTGCTGCCAAAACAACAAAACCGGCCAAGGCCGGTTTTGTTGTACTACGCATAGCAGCGCAGAATGATCAGGCGCGCGGCAAGGTCACCCCGCGCTGCCCCTGGTACTTACCACCCCGATCACGATAAGAGGTTTCGCAGGCCTCATCGGACTCAAAGAACAGCATCTGCGCCACACCTTCATTGGCGTAGATCTTGGCCGGCAGATTGGTGGTATTGGAAAACTCCAGGGTCACATGCCCCTCCCACTCCGGCTCCAACGGCGTGACGTTGACGATGATGCCGCAGCGCGCGTAGGTGCTTTTGCCCAGACAGATGGTCAGTACATTGCGCGGAATGCGGAAGTACTCAACCGTGCGGGCCAGGGCAAAGGAGTTGGGCGGAATAATGCACACGTCACTCTGGATATCGACGAAGCTCTTGTCGTCAAAGTTCTTCGGGTCCACCACCGCAGAGTGAATATTGGTGAACACCTTGAATTCGTCGGCACAGCGCACATCGTAGCCGTAGCTGGAGACCCCGTAGGAGATAACCCGGTCACCCTCGGCACCACGGATCTGGCGCTCGACGAAGGGTTCAATCATCCCCTGCTCCTGGGACATGGTGCGGATCCAGCGGTCAGATTTGATGCTCATGGTGAGTCCTGAGTGATCTGTACGAAAAAGAGCCAGCATGTTACCGGGTTATAGGCAATGACAAAAGACCGGCATCAATCCTCGCTGATGCTGATCTCCGGCATAGCGCCGGCGCCATTCAGCGCCGTAATGCGCGCGGCGGCGTGGCGCGCCATATCCTGATAAACCATGCTGATCTGACACTCGGGCTCAGCCACCACGGTCGGTTTGCCGCCATCGGCCTGCTCGCGAATCATCATCGACAACGGCATCGAGCCGAGCAACTCCACATTATATTGCGCGGCCAGGCGCTCACCGCCCCCCTCACCAAACAGATGCTCGGCATGACCGCAGTTTGAGCAGATATGAATAGCCATGTTTTCCACAACACCAAGCACCGGAATGTTTACCTTCTCGAACATGCCAATGCCCTTCTTGGCATCCAGCAGCGCCAGATCCTGCGGCGTGGTCACGATCACAGCGCCGGTTACCGGCACCTTTTGCGCCAGGGTTAGCTGGATGTCTCCGGTGCCCGGCGGCATGTCTACCACCAGATAATCCAGGTCGTCCCAGGCGGTCTGAGTGAGCAGTTGCATCAGCGCACCTGAGACCATCGGGCCACGCCAAACGACTGGCGTGTTGTCATCCACCAGAAACGCCATCGACATGACCTGAATGCCGTGGGCGCGGGGC contains:
- a CDS encoding BON domain-containing protein translates to MRSAKPIALLSLSTALLCSVSMSIQAADPAPSMERYQASIVQSADDASIVSTLQSRLAWHGNTAGIDIRVSSHKGMVSLSGIVPADGDKRVAVATALHTPGVVSVDASQLHIGRTRQVSEARWQQPRLQQANRMQL
- a CDS encoding TorF family putative porin; this translates as MKKLAVAVATASTLSFANMAHAEAFDTAMGEFDVSMTATLATDYIWRGQSQTDGAGAIQGSLDIAHESGLYVGAWASNVDSADFGGASVEIDYYAGYGGTITDDISYDLSWATYTYPKNSSIDVDEALASISLYGLTLGAKYAYDPQSALYTYVGYDFSLPYDVGLSLHYGLTDTKDPLNGVDGDEKYGDWAVTLGKTILGLDVALMYSDTDLGDDCGYSSQDSCDSNVTLSVSKTL
- the apbC gene encoding iron-sulfur cluster carrier protein ApbC, with protein sequence MSTLDRAAVEQALAQYQDPYLKTDLLSCGCLRRLEISGGQVEAELVLGYAAGSLVGGIAQMLQMAVENVDGVTSAKVSVRCEIEAGAVQGQVAALANVKNVIAVASGKGGVGKSTTAANLALALAREGAKVGVLDADIYGPSMGLMLGLPEGTRPETREGKWFVPPRAHGIQVMSMAFLVDDNTPVVWRGPMVSGALMQLLTQTAWDDLDYLVVDMPPGTGDIQLTLAQKVPVTGAVIVTTPQDLALLDAKKGIGMFEKVNIPVLGVVENMAIHICSNCGHAEHLFGEGGGERLAAQYNVELLGSMPLSMMIREQADGGKPTVVAEPECQISMVYQDMARHAAARITALNGAGAMPEISISED
- the dcd gene encoding dCTP deaminase is translated as MSIKSDRWIRTMSQEQGMIEPFVERQIRGAEGDRVISYGVSSYGYDVRCADEFKVFTNIHSAVVDPKNFDDKSFVDIQSDVCIIPPNSFALARTVEYFRIPRNVLTICLGKSTYARCGIIVNVTPLEPEWEGHVTLEFSNTTNLPAKIYANEGVAQMLFFESDEACETSYRDRGGKYQGQRGVTLPRA
- a CDS encoding DUF1328 domain-containing protein, whose translation is MYNWAIAFLVMSLAAAVFALGGFDAPYDQIGAMLSPLFLGLAVVAAVVGKRTRHRQ
- a CDS encoding GNAT family N-acetyltransferase, translating into MPPSAQDTLPSLQQLPRAQLPLVNRFYRAYQRGMKARGDQHVWTLRAPHICAAVCLQPVESGYWLTSLLVAPDLRAQGLGSHLLQQLRRRVSGPIWLFCAPSLLPFYQACGYQPTATLPQPLSSRLQRYQRTKSLIALVSTCT
- the algB gene encoding sigma-54-dependent response regulator transcription factor AlgB, coding for MDAAQSNGRILLVDDEPAILRTFRYCLEDEGYQVATASNGMQAESVLHSQVFDLCFLDLRLGEESGLDVMARMRAIAPWMRVVMVTAHSAVDTAVDAMQAGAADYLVKPCSPDQLRMSAAKQLEARQLAARLETLEEEVRQTRVSPDSQSPAMMAVLETARQVAGTDANILILGESGTGKGELARLIHGWSRRAKKECVTINCPSLNAELMESELFGHTKGAFTGASESTMGRVNQADGGTLFLDEIGDFPLTLQPKLLRFIQDKEYERVGDPVTRRADVRILAATNLDLAEMAKEGRFREDLLYRLNVITLTLPPLRERTDDILALADRFLAAFVKDYARPACGFSDAAQNALLNHDWPGNIRELRNVIERASIICNEERVDVAHLGLGVEGDDNAAPRVGANLSLDELEKAHIAAVLAASPTLEQAARTLGIDASTLYRKRKQFGL